The following proteins are co-located in the Hyalangium minutum genome:
- a CDS encoding zinc-binding dehydrogenase — protein MLETQAWVLHRGERQRGGPPVPAELVHESFAIPELGPEEVLAAPIYGCWEGNMGHALQRVPVDICRLRREDKVVIGNAGVVQVLETGSAVTRVRPGDRCLVFCNAEADAHGYTVKVLAYDASRTMGLLARRTRLPQHVLIPLPPHSRHSLKQWAAFSLRYITAWSNWRLAYGCFRLQVSEADCPNPFVVGWGGGVSYAQLQLAKYAGCRVAMVASLEERLKHLESVGIIPIDRREFPDLMLDTARFEADAAYRQRYTQSEKQFLTRVREAGRSQDVSIFLDHIGAPLLQASLKALGRQGVITSAGWKLGAELINVSRSTECTLRHQHINTHYARYADAVAAVGFAEEAGWMPPILGERVYAWEEVPQLARDFEQGRVASYFPLFQVNPEP, from the coding sequence ATGTTGGAGACTCAGGCTTGGGTTCTTCATCGGGGGGAGCGGCAGCGCGGAGGGCCGCCCGTTCCGGCGGAGCTGGTCCACGAGTCCTTCGCCATTCCAGAGCTGGGCCCGGAGGAGGTGCTGGCAGCGCCCATCTATGGCTGTTGGGAGGGCAACATGGGGCACGCCCTCCAGCGCGTGCCCGTGGACATCTGCCGGCTGCGTCGCGAGGACAAAGTGGTCATCGGCAACGCGGGCGTGGTGCAGGTGCTGGAGACGGGCAGCGCCGTCACCCGTGTGCGGCCCGGAGACAGGTGCCTGGTGTTCTGCAACGCCGAGGCGGACGCGCACGGCTACACGGTCAAGGTGCTCGCGTATGACGCCAGCCGCACCATGGGCTTGCTGGCCCGGCGGACGCGGCTGCCCCAGCACGTGCTCATCCCTCTTCCGCCCCACAGCCGCCACTCGCTGAAGCAGTGGGCGGCGTTCTCGCTGCGGTACATCACCGCGTGGTCCAACTGGAGGCTCGCCTATGGCTGTTTCCGCCTCCAGGTCAGCGAGGCGGATTGTCCAAACCCCTTCGTGGTGGGCTGGGGCGGAGGCGTCTCCTATGCGCAGCTCCAGCTGGCCAAGTACGCCGGGTGCCGGGTGGCCATGGTCGCCTCGCTGGAGGAGCGGCTGAAGCACCTGGAGTCCGTGGGAATCATCCCCATCGATCGGCGGGAGTTTCCGGACCTCATGCTGGACACGGCCCGCTTCGAGGCGGACGCCGCGTACCGGCAGCGCTACACGCAGTCGGAGAAGCAGTTCCTCACGCGAGTCCGTGAGGCCGGGCGGAGCCAGGATGTCTCCATCTTCCTGGACCACATCGGCGCGCCGCTGTTGCAGGCCTCGCTCAAGGCGCTGGGGCGGCAGGGAGTGATTACCTCGGCCGGGTGGAAGCTGGGGGCGGAGCTCATCAACGTCTCGCGCTCCACCGAGTGCACGCTGCGCCACCAGCACATCAACACCCACTACGCGCGCTACGCGGATGCCGTCGCGGCGGTGGGCTTTGCCGAGGAGGCCGGGTGGATGCCCCCCATCCTTGGAGAGCGCGTCTACGCCTGGGAGGAGGTGCCCCAACTGGCGCGGGACTTCGAGCAGGGCCGCGTCGCCTCCTACTTCCCCCTCTTCCAGGTCAACCCCGAGCCGTGA
- a CDS encoding DUF2378 family protein: protein MPSTNVIPTPPGGVEADYERRIQMTTPEDTARGLFFNGVLSAVVSLGGDAALKQCHSQLNDKRFEKRFTDFASYPVADFLRLALAATRVLSPKLGGSELTQQRLGGQATHDFLSSMAGRTLLLLSGDSPKRLVGNLASGYRSAVSYGERIVSMQGDHAARVVMKRDFMLPLYNEGVLKALLESVHAKDAQVRAKPLGQLDCEYELSWS, encoded by the coding sequence ATGCCCTCCACGAATGTGATCCCAACACCTCCGGGAGGCGTGGAGGCGGATTACGAGCGGCGCATCCAAATGACGACCCCGGAGGACACAGCGCGCGGCTTGTTCTTCAACGGCGTGCTGTCCGCCGTCGTGTCCCTGGGAGGGGATGCGGCCCTGAAGCAGTGCCACTCCCAACTGAACGACAAGCGCTTCGAGAAGCGCTTCACCGACTTCGCCAGCTACCCGGTGGCCGACTTCCTGCGGCTGGCGCTCGCCGCCACCCGGGTGCTCAGCCCCAAGCTCGGGGGCTCGGAGCTCACCCAGCAGCGGCTGGGCGGCCAGGCCACCCATGACTTCCTCAGCTCCATGGCGGGCCGCACGCTGCTGCTGCTGTCAGGGGATTCCCCCAAGCGGCTGGTCGGCAACCTCGCCTCGGGGTACCGCTCCGCGGTGAGCTACGGCGAGCGCATCGTCTCCATGCAGGGGGACCACGCCGCCCGCGTGGTGATGAAGCGCGACTTCATGCTGCCGCTCTACAACGAGGGCGTGCTCAAGGCGCTGCTGGAGTCCGTCCACGCCAAGGACGCGCAGGTGCGCGCCAAGCCTCTCGGGCAGCTGGACTGCGAGTACGAGCTGTCCTGGAGCTAG